One region of Jonesiaceae bacterium BS-20 genomic DNA includes:
- the ilvA gene encoding threonine ammonia-lyase produces MDRTSSTSSAAEPAEQPWPVSFESIQAAAELLEGVSRVTPMESSRALSHYTGSDTFLKCENLQRSGSFKLRGAYVRMARLSQEEKDRGVVAASAGNHAQGVALAAQMLGIRSVVYMPSDAALPKISATREYGAEVRLVGTSVDDALAAAEEESKRTGAVLIHPFDNNDIISGQATVALEILAQVPQVRTVIAPVGGGGLVAGLVAAFAQVAPQVKVIGVEAERASTYMASLAAGHPVTTEVKSTMADGIAVSTAGEKPFDIIARGNAEVVTVSEADISKALLFITERAKLVVEPAGVVGAAAVIAYPGRFTGPVVVLLSGGNIDPNIMLRVVRHGLVAAGRFLVMTVYLTDRAGALAHMLLDLASQNANIMHVDHVRTGVDLAIDEVEVTMQIETKGPEHCASLIKYMTKKGYKLAK; encoded by the coding sequence ATGGACCGTACCTCGTCAACATCGTCAGCCGCTGAACCGGCTGAGCAGCCGTGGCCTGTTTCGTTTGAGTCGATTCAAGCGGCCGCGGAACTCCTTGAGGGGGTCTCTCGGGTGACCCCTATGGAAAGTTCGAGGGCGCTTTCGCATTACACAGGATCCGACACGTTCTTAAAATGCGAGAACCTCCAGCGTTCCGGCTCGTTCAAGCTCCGTGGGGCGTACGTGCGGATGGCGCGGCTGAGTCAAGAGGAAAAGGACCGCGGCGTGGTCGCCGCTAGCGCCGGCAACCATGCCCAGGGTGTGGCCTTGGCGGCGCAGATGCTGGGTATTCGGTCTGTTGTTTACATGCCTTCCGATGCCGCACTTCCAAAGATCTCGGCCACGCGTGAGTATGGGGCTGAGGTCCGCTTGGTCGGTACCAGCGTGGACGATGCGTTGGCCGCAGCGGAGGAGGAAAGTAAGCGAACAGGTGCTGTCCTTATTCACCCGTTCGACAACAATGACATTATTTCTGGGCAGGCCACCGTGGCCCTTGAGATTTTGGCGCAGGTGCCCCAAGTCCGCACGGTCATTGCCCCCGTTGGTGGGGGAGGGCTGGTTGCAGGACTGGTGGCCGCGTTCGCGCAGGTAGCACCCCAGGTTAAGGTCATTGGGGTTGAGGCAGAACGGGCCAGCACATACATGGCTTCCCTCGCAGCGGGCCACCCGGTAACCACCGAAGTGAAATCGACCATGGCGGACGGTATTGCGGTCTCTACCGCGGGTGAGAAACCATTCGACATCATTGCGCGTGGCAACGCTGAGGTAGTGACCGTTTCCGAGGCGGATATTTCCAAGGCGTTGCTGTTCATTACCGAACGGGCCAAGCTCGTGGTTGAGCCCGCCGGAGTCGTAGGAGCCGCTGCGGTTATTGCCTACCCTGGCAGATTTACCGGACCGGTCGTGGTGCTGTTGTCCGGGGGAAACATTGACCCCAACATCATGCTGCGGGTAGTGCGCCACGGTTTGGTGGCGGCTGGTAGGTTCCTGGTCATGACGGTGTACTTGACCGACCGTGCCGGTGCTCTGGCCCACATGCTGTTGGACCTGGCCTCCCAGAACGCAAACATTATGCACGTTGATCACGTGCGCACGGGAGTGGACTTAGCAATTGATGAGGTCGAGGTGACCATGCAGATCGAAACTAAGGGACCCGAGCACTGTGCTTCGTTGATCAAGTACATGACCAAAAAGGGCTACAAACTGGCCAAGTAA
- the greA gene encoding transcription elongation factor GreA has translation MTQNVTWLTQEAYDRLQAELEQLSGPARQEITDRIAAARDEGDLKENGGYHAAREEQGKNEARIRELTERLRSVRIGTPADDGVIEAGMTVTVELAGDAMTFLLGSREIGDTTDLDVYSEQSPLGAAINGKKVGDTTKYTAPNGREFEVKVLDAKPYTG, from the coding sequence GTGACACAAAACGTTACTTGGCTAACCCAAGAGGCGTACGATCGCCTTCAGGCCGAACTCGAGCAACTGAGTGGGCCGGCTCGCCAAGAGATCACGGACCGCATTGCCGCTGCTCGTGATGAAGGCGACCTCAAGGAGAACGGTGGCTACCACGCCGCCCGTGAAGAGCAGGGCAAGAATGAGGCCCGCATCCGTGAGCTCACCGAGCGTCTCCGGTCCGTTCGTATTGGAACCCCGGCAGATGACGGTGTCATCGAAGCCGGCATGACCGTCACCGTTGAACTTGCCGGCGACGCCATGACCTTCTTGCTCGGTTCCCGCGAGATCGGTGACACCACCGATCTTGACGTGTACTCCGAACAGTCACCTTTGGGTGCTGCCATCAATGGCAAGAAGGTTGGCGACACCACCAAGTACACCGCGCCAAACGGCCGTGAGTTCGAGGTCAAGGTATTGGATGCTAAGCCCTACACCGGCTAG
- a CDS encoding DUF4307 domain-containing protein encodes MATDWSLQEGPFVNYEDEYEYELDKEVVIAPSTPAGPFGQITATGNKLALFFGTLAIILAVAVAAWFAWGKPNIRGKDVGYTVVSPELITITFDVAKAKDKTVECRLDALNSSYAQVGTRNVIIGPGDKFEQRFTVDINTTETAVTATVIDCKLAN; translated from the coding sequence GTGGCTACAGATTGGTCACTGCAAGAAGGGCCCTTCGTGAACTACGAGGACGAATACGAGTACGAACTCGACAAAGAAGTGGTTATTGCCCCCTCAACACCCGCGGGACCGTTTGGACAGATAACCGCAACAGGCAACAAGCTCGCACTGTTCTTTGGCACCTTGGCCATTATTCTGGCAGTCGCGGTTGCCGCATGGTTTGCATGGGGAAAGCCAAATATTCGCGGCAAGGACGTTGGGTACACCGTTGTTAGCCCCGAACTCATCACGATTACGTTCGATGTGGCAAAAGCAAAGGACAAGACTGTTGAGTGCCGCCTAGACGCGTTGAACTCCAGTTACGCCCAGGTGGGCACCCGCAACGTCATCATTGGCCCCGGGGACAAGTTTGAACAACGCTTCACCGTAGACATCAACACCACGGAGACCGCAGTAACCGCGACCGTGATCGACTGCAAGCTCGCAAACTAG
- the mca gene encoding mycothiol conjugate amidase Mca, with translation MSTAPLRLMAVHAHPDDESSKGAATTALYAAAGYEVLVVSCTGGERGSVLNPHYGQEIPELEPMRAVREVEMRHAAQALGVQHRWLGFVDSGLPEGDPLPPLPEGCFALQSLEVAARPLVELIREFRPHVMTTYDPTGGYPHPDHIMTHKISVEAFEAAADPQSYKGTGEPWQVAKMYYNHDFSMARVSTLHKAMLDASLESPYGSWVESREAQEIPEREVTTRVTCSEFFPQRDAALLAHATQIDPNGFFFAIPRDIEAQVWPFEEYELAVSHVQSTLPETDLFAGITGSEEQQA, from the coding sequence TTGTCTACAGCGCCACTACGTCTTATGGCGGTCCATGCCCATCCCGATGATGAGTCGAGCAAGGGTGCTGCTACAACCGCATTGTATGCGGCTGCGGGCTATGAAGTTCTTGTTGTGAGCTGCACGGGTGGGGAACGCGGAAGTGTTCTTAACCCTCATTATGGTCAAGAAATCCCAGAACTTGAACCTATGCGTGCGGTTCGGGAAGTAGAGATGCGTCACGCTGCGCAGGCTTTGGGGGTGCAGCACCGCTGGTTAGGGTTTGTGGACTCTGGCTTACCAGAGGGGGATCCGTTGCCACCACTGCCGGAAGGTTGCTTTGCGCTCCAGTCCTTAGAAGTCGCTGCGCGCCCACTGGTTGAACTGATCCGCGAGTTCCGACCACACGTCATGACCACGTATGACCCGACTGGCGGGTACCCGCACCCAGACCACATCATGACCCACAAGATCTCGGTTGAAGCCTTTGAGGCTGCCGCTGACCCACAGAGCTATAAAGGCACGGGTGAGCCGTGGCAAGTGGCCAAGATGTACTACAACCATGACTTCTCAATGGCGCGCGTCAGCACATTGCACAAAGCGATGCTCGATGCCTCACTTGAGTCTCCTTATGGCTCCTGGGTGGAGTCCCGTGAGGCTCAGGAAATTCCAGAGCGCGAGGTAACCACTCGGGTTACCTGCAGTGAGTTCTTCCCGCAGCGTGACGCCGCGTTGCTGGCGCACGCAACCCAGATTGACCCTAATGGGTTTTTCTTTGCAATCCCACGTGACATTGAGGCCCAGGTTTGGCCCTTTGAAGAGTACGAGTTGGCGGTCTCGCACGTGCAAAGTACACTTCCAGAAACTGATCTATTTGCCGGCATTACCGGTTCTGAGGAGCAACAAGCGTGA
- a CDS encoding hemolysin III family protein, with the protein MPKAHHPNASGHLNKAADHSSALADQASKQVSAALASVKPKLRGWIHAGTFPLALAAGIVLIVLAPATAPKVACTIFAISSWLLFGTSAVYHRGNWSPKVLAMLRRWDHSNIFLIIAGSYTPLAVLLLDKPTARTLLIIVWSGALLGLTARIVWLGAPRWLYVPIYIALGWVAVWFLPTFGETSLAIMWLVIAGGIAYTLGAVVYGLKRPNPSPKWFGFHEIFHIMTVLGFSCHFTAVMIAVVLVR; encoded by the coding sequence ATGCCAAAGGCACACCACCCAAACGCCTCAGGCCACCTAAACAAAGCTGCTGATCACTCGTCCGCTCTTGCCGACCAAGCATCTAAACAGGTCTCTGCGGCACTCGCCTCTGTCAAGCCCAAGCTCCGAGGATGGATTCACGCGGGTACCTTCCCGTTGGCACTAGCTGCGGGCATTGTCCTGATCGTGTTGGCACCAGCAACCGCCCCCAAGGTAGCTTGCACCATCTTTGCGATCTCCTCATGGCTCCTGTTTGGCACCAGCGCGGTTTACCACCGCGGTAACTGGTCACCCAAGGTCCTTGCCATGCTGCGCCGCTGGGATCACTCCAACATCTTCTTGATCATTGCCGGCTCCTACACCCCACTCGCGGTACTCCTGCTGGATAAGCCGACCGCCCGCACCCTGCTGATCATCGTATGGTCCGGGGCGCTACTTGGCCTGACCGCCCGGATTGTGTGGCTCGGTGCCCCACGCTGGCTCTACGTGCCCATCTACATTGCGCTCGGCTGGGTTGCCGTATGGTTCCTGCCGACCTTTGGTGAAACCAGTTTGGCTATCATGTGGCTGGTCATCGCCGGAGGCATTGCATATACCCTGGGCGCCGTGGTCTACGGACTCAAACGGCCCAACCCCAGCCCCAAATGGTTTGGATTCCATGAGATCTTCCACATCATGACCGTGCTCGGGTTTTCCTGTCACTTCACCGCGGTTATGATCGCGGTGGTCTTGGTCAGGTAA
- a CDS encoding helix-turn-helix transcriptional regulator, with product MTTTIAEPRTAEMTVDQAIGLTVNQYLFALKMPAVDLARAFNIGRSTVSRKLHGLVSFSPTELLITAKLLGIEISDLMPTWHEKAPESEGGFEGWVPAPFVPGKGHLTPFRSNQNLEPSVP from the coding sequence ATGACCACAACCATTGCTGAACCAAGAACAGCAGAGATGACTGTTGATCAAGCTATTGGCCTGACGGTGAATCAGTATCTGTTCGCGCTCAAGATGCCAGCAGTTGACTTGGCGCGAGCATTCAATATTGGGCGCTCAACAGTGAGTCGAAAGCTGCACGGACTAGTCAGTTTCTCACCCACCGAGCTCTTAATTACGGCGAAACTGCTTGGGATTGAGATTTCTGACCTAATGCCTACATGGCATGAAAAAGCCCCCGAATCCGAAGGCGGATTCGAGGGCTGGGTTCCGGCCCCATTCGTTCCAGGCAAGGGTCACTTAACACCGTTTCGGAGTAACCAGAACCTAGAACCTTCGGTACCGTAG
- a CDS encoding helix-turn-helix domain-containing protein: MKLQNIKHRSVTGSVMADSCEKPSEAQKEDLLSLAEASELLPAVSRHTLRRWAKANMVTHIELPGGRLWFRREDILALMKPVIANGDGVS, translated from the coding sequence ATGAAGTTGCAAAATATCAAACATCGTTCAGTTACGGGGAGTGTGATGGCTGATTCCTGCGAGAAGCCTAGTGAAGCCCAGAAAGAAGACTTGCTTTCGTTGGCTGAGGCGTCTGAATTGTTGCCTGCCGTGTCTAGGCACACGTTAAGAAGGTGGGCCAAGGCGAACATGGTTACTCATATCGAGCTTCCTGGTGGCCGCTTATGGTTTCGACGTGAAGACATTCTTGCACTGATGAAACCGGTCATTGCAAATGGCGATGGCGTCAGCTGA
- a CDS encoding septum formation family protein, giving the protein MIPAGVPPMMVDASKTVSTPIADLTLEHCLGNPDVQNAMAQTTDCSEPGAFEILGIATLGEGAPAAKPDGATQDQLAFKVCDVFYEDWAKEHGASAAALFKTIVISDDWNGPSTALVCGGRSQS; this is encoded by the coding sequence ATGATTCCAGCAGGCGTACCACCGATGATGGTGGACGCCAGTAAGACGGTATCGACTCCAATAGCAGACTTGACACTAGAACACTGCCTTGGCAACCCAGACGTGCAAAACGCTATGGCTCAAACTACGGACTGTTCAGAACCAGGAGCTTTTGAGATCTTGGGAATTGCAACACTTGGAGAGGGAGCACCGGCAGCAAAACCAGATGGTGCAACCCAAGATCAGTTAGCGTTCAAAGTTTGTGATGTGTTCTACGAAGACTGGGCAAAAGAACACGGGGCTTCTGCTGCGGCGCTATTCAAAACCATCGTGATCTCTGACGATTGGAATGGACCAAGTACAGCGTTAGTCTGCGGTGGTCGTTCACAGTCATGA
- a CDS encoding ABC transporter ATP-binding protein: protein MALDFEDVTIRRGRRALVSSVSFSVLPGTVHALLGHNGAGKTTLMRALAGLIDLHSGAIRSSHQTEVLFVGDRYPADVSVEEIIEYRSRVLGNVDPTTAVQATGVSDFLRSKGSTLSTGMAQRLSITLALMTGTQILVLDEPTAGLDPQGVQQLRQIITGLRNEGRTILVCSHDLAELEIICESVTCLRGGELSASGKVSEVSENLPKAGHILRTQDDQLAYHRLIEMGLSAEKVARGIRIDMDIPIARAIEVLSSEVEVSEVSVDRGLFSRIYDRYGAAPEPNTRRARAKHNRQFR, encoded by the coding sequence ATGGCATTAGATTTTGAGGATGTAACTATACGTCGTGGGCGCCGCGCTTTAGTGAGCTCCGTATCCTTCAGTGTTCTCCCGGGCACAGTACATGCCCTACTTGGCCACAATGGGGCAGGGAAAACTACGCTCATGCGGGCTCTTGCTGGGCTCATTGACTTACATTCTGGAGCCATACGGAGTTCACACCAGACTGAAGTACTTTTCGTTGGCGACAGGTACCCGGCAGACGTAAGTGTTGAGGAAATCATCGAATATAGGTCCCGGGTTTTGGGGAATGTAGATCCAACGACTGCGGTGCAAGCTACTGGGGTGAGTGATTTTCTGCGTTCAAAAGGTTCGACGCTATCCACAGGCATGGCACAACGACTTTCAATAACGTTGGCTTTAATGACTGGGACTCAGATACTGGTACTTGATGAGCCAACCGCAGGTCTTGACCCACAGGGCGTCCAGCAATTACGACAGATCATCACCGGCCTGCGCAATGAGGGCAGAACCATCTTGGTTTGTTCACATGACCTGGCCGAACTAGAAATTATCTGTGAAAGTGTTACCTGTTTACGTGGAGGTGAGCTTTCTGCGAGCGGGAAAGTTTCAGAAGTATCAGAGAATCTTCCCAAGGCAGGGCATATCTTGCGGACCCAAGATGATCAGCTGGCCTATCACCGGCTAATCGAAATGGGATTGAGCGCAGAGAAAGTTGCACGAGGGATCCGTATTGATATGGACATTCCCATCGCCCGAGCTATAGAAGTCTTATCGAGTGAGGTCGAAGTTTCCGAAGTTTCCGTCGACAGAGGACTGTTCTCCCGAATCTACGATAGATACGGTGCGGCGCCAGAACCGAACACCAGGAGGGCTCGTGCTAAGCACAACCGGCAGTTCCGTTAA
- a CDS encoding recombinase family protein, with protein MSTIIGYARVSTREQNPDAQASELRTAGAIRVFVDHGESSRTGDRAQWQACLDYLREGDTLVIRALDQIAGTEQMAIELIHDLGKRGVRLKSLTEPFLDVDTSSPMGEAVVGIMAVLAQLRVATIRESTHRGLAHARAQGRVGGRPSVMTPERITAAVQMRTQGQTLAYIAKVLGVGKSSVARALAKTEVKKL; from the coding sequence TTGAGCACCATCATTGGGTACGCACGCGTTTCTACACGCGAGCAGAATCCCGACGCGCAGGCGTCTGAGCTGCGTACTGCTGGGGCAATACGGGTCTTTGTTGATCACGGCGAATCAAGCCGTACTGGCGACCGCGCGCAGTGGCAAGCATGCCTGGACTACTTGCGCGAGGGTGACACCTTAGTCATCCGGGCGCTTGACCAAATAGCTGGCACTGAGCAGATGGCCATCGAGTTAATCCATGATCTAGGTAAGCGCGGTGTGCGGTTGAAGAGTTTAACTGAACCGTTCCTGGACGTTGATACCAGCTCACCGATGGGCGAAGCCGTCGTCGGCATCATGGCCGTACTCGCGCAGCTGCGCGTCGCCACAATTCGGGAGAGCACCCACCGTGGCCTTGCCCATGCCAGGGCCCAAGGCCGTGTTGGCGGCAGGCCATCTGTTATGACGCCAGAGCGCATCACAGCAGCAGTGCAGATGCGTACCCAGGGACAGACACTGGCGTACATTGCAAAGGTCCTAGGCGTTGGTAAATCTTCTGTAGCTCGCGCCCTTGCGAAGACAGAAGTGAAAAAACTGTAG
- a CDS encoding IS3 family transposase (programmed frameshift), giving the protein MARRHTPEQVIAKVRLGQKMLNNGSTMIEVIKELEITEATWYRWLNQYGSEGKAQATRQVKDLEKENARLKRLLAEKELAIDILNEVAPGKILSPEPRRRAVVMAMEKFGASQRFACAVLGQNRSALRKKKPDMSFDEAQLRQDLIKVATKHPAWGWRKARWHLLKQPQWAGKALNPKRVRRCWCMEGLVCKPKARKKRRTGPNAGAHDRLVAQYPMHVISFDFQSDVTTDGRHIKFFNVIDESTRKSLAIIPRRSFTAPDVVAVLENIIAETGIHPTFIRCDNGPEFTAQTLIKWCGKAGVKTAFIEPGSPWQNGFIESFNAQFRREQLSQEIIETMAEAKYLANEYKQIYNQTRPHGALGGLTPNEAWDTQVNHPKPVPA; this is encoded by the exons ATGGCACGTCGTCACACACCCGAGCAGGTCATTGCTAAGGTCCGGTTGGGCCAAAAAATGTTGAACAATGGATCAACGATGATCGAGGTTATCAAGGAACTCGAAATCACCGAAGCGACCTGGTATCGGTGGCTGAATCAGTACGGGTCCGAGGGTAAAGCCCAAGCCACTAGGCAGGTGAAGGATCTTGAGAAGGAAAACGCCCGGCTCAAGCGGTTACTGGCTGAAAAAGAGTTGGCGATTGACATCTTGAATGAGGTGGCCC CGGGGAAAATTCTGAGCCCTGAACCTCGCCGTCGTGCTGTTGTGATGGCTATGGAGAAATTTGGGGCGTCACAGCGTTTTGCGTGTGCGGTGTTGGGGCAAAACCGGTCTGCGTTACGGAAGAAGAAACCGGACATGTCTTTTGATGAGGCGCAGCTACGCCAAGATCTGATCAAGGTTGCAACCAAGCATCCGGCGTGGGGGTGGCGCAAAGCGCGCTGGCACCTGCTCAAGCAACCCCAGTGGGCAGGCAAGGCCCTGAACCCTAAGCGGGTGCGCAGGTGCTGGTGCATGGAAGGGCTAGTGTGTAAGCCAAAGGCCCGCAAGAAGCGTCGCACGGGCCCTAACGCTGGCGCTCATGACCGGTTGGTGGCCCAGTACCCCATGCACGTGATCAGCTTCGACTTTCAATCCGACGTCACCACTGATGGCCGTCACATCAAGTTCTTCAACGTCATCGATGAATCCACCCGCAAGTCCCTGGCGATCATCCCACGCCGGTCTTTTACTGCCCCAGATGTTGTCGCGGTCCTGGAGAACATCATCGCTGAAACTGGGATCCACCCCACGTTTATTCGGTGCGATAACGGCCCAGAATTCACAGCTCAAACCTTGATCAAGTGGTGCGGGAAAGCCGGGGTCAAGACCGCGTTTATCGAGCCTGGTTCTCCTTGGCAAAACGGATTCATCGAGTCGTTCAATGCCCAATTCCGTAGGGAACAACTGTCTCAAGAAATCATTGAAACCATGGCCGAAGCTAAATATTTGGCAAATGAGTACAAGCAGATCTACAATCAAACACGACCACACGGAGCACTCGGCGGTCTCACACCGAACGAAGCCTGGGACACCCAGGTCAACCACCCTAAACCAGTACCCGCATAG
- a CDS encoding isoprenyl transferase — MKYPKFLYELYEKRTARHLPKGSVPRHVGVILDGNRRWAKSFGEPAAHGHRRGADKITDFLGWSEELGVEVVTLWMLSTDNLRREPEELEALFDIIEEAVRHLAEARRWRLRVVGNLDLLPNKLSLSLRELQAQTSDVQGIEVNVAIGYGGRNEIADAVKNLLTECELSGMTLHQAIDKLSVEAIGQHLYTKGQPDPELLIRTSGEQRLGGFLLWQSAHSEFYFCEAFWPDFRRVDYLRAIRAYAVRERRLGR, encoded by the coding sequence TTGAAGTATCCGAAATTTTTGTATGAGCTGTATGAAAAACGTACCGCTCGCCACCTGCCTAAGGGATCCGTGCCCCGGCACGTGGGCGTTATTTTGGACGGCAACCGCAGGTGGGCCAAGTCCTTTGGCGAGCCCGCAGCACACGGCCACCGCCGCGGTGCGGACAAGATTACGGACTTCCTTGGTTGGAGTGAGGAACTCGGGGTTGAGGTAGTGACCCTGTGGATGCTCTCAACTGACAACCTGCGCCGGGAACCTGAAGAGTTAGAAGCCCTGTTCGACATTATCGAAGAAGCCGTCCGGCACTTGGCTGAGGCTCGGCGTTGGCGGTTGCGCGTGGTGGGTAACCTGGACTTGCTACCAAACAAGCTGTCGTTGTCGCTGCGTGAATTGCAGGCTCAAACGTCTGATGTTCAGGGCATTGAGGTCAACGTGGCGATTGGGTACGGAGGACGCAACGAGATTGCGGATGCCGTCAAGAACCTTTTGACGGAATGCGAACTTTCCGGCATGACCCTGCACCAGGCGATCGACAAACTCTCAGTTGAGGCGATCGGTCAGCACCTGTACACCAAGGGGCAACCGGACCCGGAACTACTCATTAGGACCTCAGGGGAGCAGCGCCTAGGTGGCTTCTTGCTGTGGCAGAGTGCGCATTCCGAGTTCTACTTCTGTGAGGCCTTTTGGCCAGATTTTCGGCGGGTGGATTACCTGCGAGCGATCCGTGCCTACGCGGTGCGTGAACGGCGGCTGGGGCGCTAG
- a CDS encoding chlorite dismutase family protein, producing MSQTVQQFSMWSAFQLTSTLPLDKDERSEMIRAALREVSGGDNATSEDLEIVVHGWYDLSGLRSDADLLVWWHGPTLACVQRAFERLRASDFGRCIDPVWSNVGLSGTTHVGSAHVPAFLAQASDAPYITVYPVVRTSGWYQQPDSHQIEALSEWASRVNTDDATRTSIVSGLGLGDYDWIVAIEAQEVTAIMDQIHTIRAGRSSAHLKAETPAFTGRRIDLADWADRQPQSDFDLE from the coding sequence ATGTCCCAAACCGTGCAGCAGTTCTCCATGTGGTCAGCATTTCAACTGACTTCAACACTGCCACTTGATAAGGACGAGCGCTCAGAGATGATCCGTGCGGCCCTACGGGAAGTGTCCGGGGGAGACAACGCTACGAGCGAGGACCTCGAAATTGTGGTGCACGGTTGGTATGACCTCTCTGGTCTACGCTCGGACGCCGACCTCCTAGTGTGGTGGCACGGCCCAACCCTTGCCTGCGTGCAGCGCGCCTTCGAGCGACTGCGGGCCAGCGATTTTGGGCGTTGCATTGACCCGGTGTGGTCGAACGTGGGGCTGTCAGGAACAACGCACGTGGGCTCGGCTCACGTCCCGGCATTCTTGGCCCAGGCCAGCGACGCCCCCTACATCACCGTGTATCCGGTGGTGCGTACAAGCGGTTGGTACCAGCAGCCGGACTCCCACCAAATCGAGGCGCTTTCGGAGTGGGCCAGCCGCGTCAACACGGACGATGCTACGCGGACCTCGATTGTTTCCGGCCTGGGGCTGGGAGACTACGACTGGATCGTGGCCATTGAAGCCCAAGAGGTTACCGCGATTATGGATCAGATCCACACGATTCGTGCGGGGCGGTCAAGTGCTCACCTCAAGGCGGAAACTCCGGCGTTTACGGGCCGCCGCATTGACCTAGCCGATTGGGCAGACCGTCAGCCTCAATCGGACTTTGACTTGGAATAA
- a CDS encoding histidine kinase N-terminal domain-containing protein: MSTLSDLVERYGYLDPAQVEWLHLLVGDWQLISDLAFADLVLWLPTEDGNFVALAQCRPSTGATVHYDDIVGTFAQETVRPQLELALIEGPQRSREPRWFGTYAVREEAVPVMHNEQVIAVLARQTNLGSGRTPTRLELNYVEAADDLVSMVANGEFPSQHSSAGSRRGAPRVGDGLIRLSADGDVLYASPNALSCFHRIGVIGPLVGQSLVEITADLVEHKVPVDESMPVVLMGRAPWRTEVESKGVCLSVRAVPLVDDGERIGAVLLCRDVSEVRRRERELITKDATIREIHHRVKNNLQTVAALLRMQSRRMTVPEAKEALNEAMRRVSTIALVHDSLSQTLDEEVEFDDMVGRALRLAADVAAAGISVRTIQRGSFGLIPAGDATPLALVLTELVTNAVEHGLSNTDGGTVEIRVDRTGDHLKVLVSDNGVGLGAGGAPSSGLGTTIVRTLVANELQGTIDWGAREGGGTQVAIEMELRNAD; encoded by the coding sequence GTGTCGACTTTGAGTGATCTTGTAGAACGGTACGGTTACCTCGATCCTGCCCAGGTGGAATGGCTCCACCTGCTAGTAGGTGACTGGCAATTGATATCCGACCTTGCGTTTGCGGACCTAGTGTTATGGCTGCCCACGGAGGACGGCAACTTTGTTGCCCTGGCCCAGTGCCGGCCCTCAACGGGGGCCACCGTGCACTACGACGATATTGTGGGCACCTTCGCCCAAGAGACCGTGCGCCCACAGCTTGAACTAGCCCTCATTGAGGGGCCGCAACGCTCCCGTGAGCCGCGCTGGTTTGGAACGTATGCCGTGCGTGAAGAGGCCGTTCCGGTCATGCACAACGAGCAAGTTATTGCGGTGCTAGCCCGCCAGACCAACCTTGGCTCTGGCCGCACCCCAACGCGGCTCGAGCTGAACTACGTGGAAGCCGCCGACGACCTCGTCTCAATGGTTGCCAACGGCGAATTCCCGTCCCAGCATTCCTCCGCTGGATCGCGCCGCGGCGCGCCGCGTGTAGGCGACGGTTTGATTCGTCTAAGCGCTGATGGTGACGTCCTGTACGCGAGCCCCAACGCGCTCAGCTGCTTCCACCGGATCGGTGTCATTGGGCCGCTGGTCGGACAATCACTGGTTGAGATTACCGCCGACCTCGTCGAGCACAAGGTACCCGTGGATGAATCCATGCCCGTGGTCCTCATGGGGCGGGCACCGTGGCGCACCGAGGTTGAATCCAAGGGCGTGTGCCTGTCGGTGCGCGCGGTTCCACTAGTCGATGACGGCGAGCGGATCGGCGCGGTCCTGCTGTGCCGGGACGTTTCTGAGGTGCGGCGCCGCGAACGCGAGCTCATCACCAAGGATGCCACGATCCGCGAGATTCACCACCGGGTGAAGAACAACCTCCAGACCGTAGCTGCCCTGCTGCGGATGCAATCACGGCGCATGACGGTTCCCGAGGCTAAAGAGGCCCTCAACGAGGCCATGCGCCGGGTGTCCACCATTGCGCTCGTCCACGATTCCCTGTCCCAGACGTTGGATGAAGAGGTCGAGTTTGATGACATGGTGGGGCGCGCGCTGCGCTTAGCGGCCGATGTCGCAGCCGCGGGAATTTCAGTGCGCACGATCCAGCGTGGCTCATTTGGGCTCATCCCCGCCGGTGACGCCACTCCGCTTGCGCTGGTCCTGACCGAGCTGGTTACCAACGCGGTTGAGCACGGCCTCAGCAACACCGATGGTGGCACAGTCGAGATTCGGGTAGACCGCACCGGTGACCACCTCAAGGTGTTGGTCAGCGATAACGGTGTAGGACTTGGTGCCGGTGGCGCACCTTCATCAGGGTTGGGCACCACGATTGTGCGCACATTGGTCGCTAATGAACTCCAGGGAACCATTGATTGGGGCGCACGCGAAGGCGGCGGCACACAGGTTGCCATTGAAATGGAACTGCGCAACGCAGACTAA